The Constrictibacter sp. MBR-5 sequence CTCGGTCACGCCGATCGATCTCGGCATGGACTGGATCGTGTCGAAGCGGAAGGACTTCGTCGGCCGGCGCTCCCTCTCCCGCCCGGACACGGCGCGCGGCGACCGCAAGCAGCTCGTCGGACTGCGGCCGATCGACCCCGGCGCGGTCCCGACCGAGGGCGCGCAGATCATCGACAAGCCGGAACTGCCGCCGCCGGCACCGATGCTGGGCCACGTGACGTCGAGCTACTGGAGCCCGAGCCTGGGCGGCGGCTTTGCGCTGGCGCTGATGCGCAACGGCCGCGCGCGGATGGGCGAGACGGTCATCGCCTGGGATCGCGGCACGGCGACCGAGGCGCGCATCGTGGAACCGGTCTTCTACGACCCGGAAGGGAGCCGCCGCGATGGCTGAGACCGCCGACATCCAGATTCGCCGCAGCCCGCTGCAGCATCGGGCGGAAGCCCTCGCCGCAGCATCGGACACTGCGGCGTCGATCCTAGAGATCCCCTTCCAGGCGCAGACTGTCGTTCGGGGCGATCTGTCCGACTCGGCCTTTCGCGCGCGGAGCACTGCCGCCCTCGGCTACGAACTGCCGTCGGCGCCTAACGGCACCGCTTCCGATGACCGCACCACCGCGCTGTGGCTAGGGCCCGACGAATGGCTGGTGACCGGTCCCGACGGAAGCGGAGCCGACACTCGCGCGCGGCTTCGGGAAAGCCTGGCCGGGCTGCATGCGGCCGTGGTCGACGTGGGCGGCTCAAGGACACTGTTGGAACTGCGCGGGCCGGGCGCACGCGCGGCACTGGAGAGCGTCTGCGTCATCGACCTGCATCCGCGCACCTTCCCCCCTGGGCGATGCGCGCAGACGATGATCGGTCCGGCACAGATCATCCTGCTGATGCGGAACGACGCGCCGACATGGTGGCTGTTCGTGCGCAGCTCCTACGCCGACTGGCTGGCCGCGTGGCTGACCGACGCGCTCAAGAATTCGCGCTGACGAAAAATACGC is a genomic window containing:
- a CDS encoding sarcosine oxidase subunit gamma family protein, which encodes MAETADIQIRRSPLQHRAEALAAASDTAASILEIPFQAQTVVRGDLSDSAFRARSTAALGYELPSAPNGTASDDRTTALWLGPDEWLVTGPDGSGADTRARLRESLAGLHAAVVDVGGSRTLLELRGPGARAALESVCVIDLHPRTFPPGRCAQTMIGPAQIILLMRNDAPTWWLFVRSSYADWLAAWLTDALKNSR